The Stigmatella erecta DNA window AGCTTCGCCAAGTGGATCCAGAGCTACCGGGACCTGCCCCTGCTCATCAACCAGTGGGCCAACGTCATGCGCTGGGAGATGCGCACGCGGCTGTTCCTGCGCACCACCGAGTTCCTCTGGCAGGAGGGGCACACCTGCCACGAGACGGAGGCCGACGCGGAGAAGGAGACCCTCCAGATGCTGGAGGTGTACCGCACGTTCGCCGAGGACTACATGGCGATGCCGGTGCTCCCCGGGCGCAAGAGCGAGACGGAGCGGTTCGCCGGCGCGCTGCGCACCTACAGCATCGAGGCGATGATGCAGGACAAGAAGGCGCTCCAGGCGGGCACCAGCCACAACCTGGGGCAGAACTTCGCCAAGGCCTTCGACACCCAGTTCCAGGGGCGTGACGGCAAGCAGCACCACGTGTGGCAGACGTCCTGGGGCGTGTCCACGCGCCTCATCGGCGGCCTCATCATGACGCACTCGGATGACGCGGGGCTCGTGGTGCCGCCCCGGCTGGCGCCCACGCACGTGGTGCTCATCCCCATCACCGGCAAGGCCTCGGACGCCGAGAAGACGCAGGTGCTGGAGAAGACGCACGCGGTGGCCGCGGACCTGCGCCGCGCGGGGCTGAGCGTGCTCGTGGACGACGACGACACGAAGAGCCCGGGCTTCAAGTACAACGAGCACGAGGTGGTGGGCACGTGCCTGCGCGTGGAGCTGGGGCCGAAGGACTTGGCCAAGGACTCGTGCGTGATGGTGCGGCGCGACGTGCGGCAGAAGGAGTTCGTCCCGCTGGCGCAGGCGGTGGAGAAGGCCAAGGCGATGCTGGACGCGATGCAGGCGGACATGTTCGCCAAGGCCAAGGCCTTCCGGGACGCGAACACCTTCGAGGTGAACAGCTACGAGGAGCTGACGAAGCGCTCCGAGGACGGCTTCATGCTGGCGCACTGGTGCGAGAAGCCTGCGTGCGAGACGAAGGTGAAGAACGACGTGGCGGCCACCACGCGCTGCCGCCCCTTCAACCTCAAGCAGGAGCCGGGCAAGTGCGTGGTGTGTGGCGACGCCTCGCCGGGCCGCATCGTCTTCTCCAAGGCCTACTGAGCCCCTTCGCCGGGAGCCCCGGGCCATGCGCCTCTTCACCGCGGTGACACTGGGCAGTGGCATCGAAGCGCAGGCCACGGCCCACCTGGAGCGGCTGCGCGCCCTGGCGCCCCGGGCGCGCTGGGTGCAGCCGCACGGCGTCCACCTCACGCTGGTGTTCCTGGGCGAGGTGGCGGAGGCCCGGCTGCCGGAGCTGGAGGAGGCGCTGCGCCCCGTGGCCCTCCGGCACCCGCCCCTCACGCTCACCATCGCGGGGGGCGGCAGCTTCGGCCCGTCCCGCCGGCCCCGGGTGCTGTGGGCGGACGTGGGCGGGGAGACGGCCGCCCTGGAGGCGCTCCAGGGGGACATGGCCGCCGTGCTGGAGCCGCTGGGCTTTCCCCGGGACACGCGCCTCTACACCGCGCACCTGACGCTGGCGCGCGCCCGGGAGCTCCAGGGGGACGCGGCCTTCGCCGCCTGCGTCCAGGCCCTGGAGGGCACGCACTGGGGCGAGGCGCGCGTGGCGCACTTCACCCTCTTCGAGAGCCAGGCGGGACGGTACCTCCCCCGCCTGGAGCTGCCCTTGGAGGGTGCGCGGTAAGGGGCGCTCCGCGAACTTCGTGCCTCCGGGCGCGCCCCCGGTACACTGGCCGCATGCGACACATGTTCTGGGTGCTCTGCTTGGCCCTGATGGCGGGGTGCCAGCAGGACCCTTCGCGGGGCGCGGTGAGGCTTACCGTGTCCTATGAAGGCTTCACGCCCGGCTGCCTTCGCGTCATTGCCTGGGATGCCGCCAACCCGCAGACCGCGAAGCCCGTGGACCTGTCGCCCCAGGCAGGTGCCTTCGAGGGCACCTTCACGGTGGCCATCTTCAGGGGCCCGGGGTGGAGCCCCCAGCTTGCCGTGGAGACGCGGGCATTCGAGGGGGCCTGTTCGGACACGGTCCCCCCGGTCGCCCAGCAGGAGGGCACCGCGCTCGTGGAGGACGGCCGGGTGCAGGCGCTGCACCTGTCGCTGTCTGCCCGGGACCAGGACCAGGATGGCTTCGTCGATGCCCGGGACAACGGCTCGGACTGCCAGGACCAGGATCCGGCCGTCCACCGGGGCGCCCCCGAGGTGTGTGATGGGAAGGACAATGATTGCGATGGGCAGACGGAAGCAGTGCTCCTCACGCGGCCCTGTGAACGGACCGGGGTCTGTCCGGGAGCCACCTGGGCCTGCGGGGAAGGCCAGGCCATCGTGTGTGCGGGGCCAGCCCCCGCGCTGTGGTACCCGGACGCGGACAGGGACACGTTCGGTTCGCGGGAGGCCCGCGCCGAGCCCTTCTGCGCGCCCCCCGGTCCCGGCTACGCCTCCAACAGCCGCGACTGCGACGACGGCAGCGCGCAGCGGTCTCCCAGCGCCACGGAGCGCTGCAACGGCGTGGACGACAATTGCGATGGCCTCCCGGATGAGGGGCTGGGGGTGGGTGAGGCATGCACCACAGTGGGTGCATGCGCCGGAGTACGGGCTTGCGGCATGGACGGCGAGGTCTCGTGCCAGTCCACCGTCTCATCCACCCTCTACTATCCGGACGATGATCTCGACGGCCATGGCCAGGCGGGGGCGGCGGGAGTGCCCTTCTGCACCCCACCTACCCAGGGCTATGTCTTGCAGAACACCGACTGCGACGATGGAAACCCGTTCACCCATCCCCAGGCCTCGGAGCTGTGCGACGGGGTGGACAACGACTGCGACGGCGCGCCCGAAGCCGCGGCCATCTGCGCCGGGAGCGCCCCCACGTGGACCCTGCTGTCCACCCTGAACAGCAGCAACAAGAACTGGAACGCCATCTCCCTGTGGCGGAACGGAGGGGTCTGGATTGTCGGGGACGACAACCGGCGGGTGGTGCGTCAGGCGGGAAACACTCAATTCGATCCCGTCAAGACCAACAACTGCACCCGGAGCTGGCTCAGCGTGTGGGCGGAGCACACGTCCGGGGTTGCCTTCATGGGCTCGAGTACCCGGCTCGTGGGAGAGCACCTGCCCACGGAGGACAACTGCGACACCCTGGAGACCGGCATGAACCAGATTCACGGCTTGGTGGGACTGCCCTCCGGCGGTGGCTTCGAGGTGCATGGCGTGGGCCAGGACGACACCGGCACGGAAAGGACCTTCGTCTGGACGGGGGATGACGTGCGGTATGGCGCCACGTCCATCGACGGCTCCCTGTACGACGTCCATGGCCTGTCCCGAGACCTGCTCTTCGCCGTGGGAGAGGCCTCGGGCTCGGCCCGCCTCTACCGGTTCAATCCCTCCTCGAGCCAGTGGCAGACCTCGAACATCGAGGAGACATTCCCCTCCCTCAAGACCCTGAGGGGCGTCTGGGCCGTGAACTCCCGGCTCGCCTACGCCGTGGGAGACCAGGGCGCCCTGCTGCGCTGGGATGCCGGCATCTGGAACCAGGTGAGCTTCCCGGACATGTCCGAGAACCTCACCTCCGTGCTCGCGTTTGGCCGCAACGCCCTCTACGTCACCACCCAGAGCGGCAAGGTCTACCGCTACGGTCTGACCGGTTGGAGCATCGCCTCCCTGTCCACCCAGCCGGCCCAGGCCCTCAACGACATCGCCGGGACGAATCCCGGTGACCTCTGGGCCGCCGGGGACAAGGGAAATGTCTTCCACTGGCCCCGAGCGCCCTGAGCGGGCTTATGGCTGGACGGTGTCCGGCTCCAGCGCGTGGACCCGGAAGGCGTCGAACCAGACCCCCGCGATGGGGGTGATGAGCCCGGCGGTGCCCGCCCCCTTGAGGGCCGAGGAGCTGGAGTCCACCACCGTGAGGCGCACCTGCCCATTCACGGAGGCCACGAGCTCCACCGGCCCCGAGCCCCGCGCGGAGAACGAGAGCGTCACCGCGTCCCACGAGGAGGACAGGCCGCTGGAGGCCTCACCCAGCACCTTCACCGAGCTGCCTACCTCCCGGCGCACCTGGAGCCGGCCGTTCTTCAGGAACAGCAGGGTGTAGCGCGCGTTGCCCTGCGCCCGCAGCACCACCCCGGCCTCGTCCTCCGAGAAGTGCTGCACCTGGGCGTCCACCCGGCAGTCCGCGCAGGCCGAGGGGCTCGCCAGCGCCACGTCCTCGCCGTCCAGGTCGCTGATGGCCCGGCCGTTCTTCGCGTACCACAGCCCCTTCACCGTCCACGCGGCGCCGAGCCCCCGGGAGACGGGCGAGGAGAAGTCATCCGAGAAGAGCAGCGCCCCCGGGGCGGGCGGGTCATCCTCCTCTGGGGGCGGGGCCTCCTCGCCGCCCTGGGCGGCCATCGCCACGCGGGACACCGTGCCCTGGGAGCTGGCGTCGGCGGCGTTGCCAAAGAAGCAGGGCACCTCGGTGCTGCCCGCGGGCAGCACGTCCACGGCATTGAGGTAGCCCTTGAAGGTCTTCTGCGAGTCCAGCACCACCGGCTCGCTGAAGGTGCCGTTCTTCAGCACCCGGGCGTGCAGCTCATAGGTGGAGGTGGAGGACTTCAGCCGGTTGTAGAAGACGTACAGCGTGTTGCCCACCCGCGTGGTGGCCGGCTGCATGGCCCAGTCCCGCGCGTCCTCCAGCAGGGTGCGCGGCCCGAAGGTGCTTCCATCGAAGCGCCGGTAGTAGAGGCGCTCGGACTCGTCCTTGTAAACGAAGTGCATGCCGCCCTGGCCGTCCGCCACCGCGCTGAGCGCCGCGCCGTGGTAGATGCCCTCCGGGAAGGCCTCGCGCACCGGCTCCCAGGTGTCCAGCGGATCGCTGTCCTTGCGGATGCGCATGCGCGCGGGCTCGAAGCCGTCATGCATGCCGTAGACGAAGACGAGCTTGTTGCCCACGCTCAGCAGCCGCCCCCCACCCCGCCGCCGCACCTGGTCGAGCTCGGGCTGGGCCTGGAAGCTGCTGCCGTTGTTCGTGGAGACCGAGATGACGGCGGTGGAGCGGCCGTTCTGCTCGAGCCGGAACGCCTGAATCCACAGCCGCCCCTGGGAGTCCCGCGCGAGCAGGGCGCGCG harbors:
- a CDS encoding MopE-related protein, with the translated sequence MRHMFWVLCLALMAGCQQDPSRGAVRLTVSYEGFTPGCLRVIAWDAANPQTAKPVDLSPQAGAFEGTFTVAIFRGPGWSPQLAVETRAFEGACSDTVPPVAQQEGTALVEDGRVQALHLSLSARDQDQDGFVDARDNGSDCQDQDPAVHRGAPEVCDGKDNDCDGQTEAVLLTRPCERTGVCPGATWACGEGQAIVCAGPAPALWYPDADRDTFGSREARAEPFCAPPGPGYASNSRDCDDGSAQRSPSATERCNGVDDNCDGLPDEGLGVGEACTTVGACAGVRACGMDGEVSCQSTVSSTLYYPDDDLDGHGQAGAAGVPFCTPPTQGYVLQNTDCDDGNPFTHPQASELCDGVDNDCDGAPEAAAICAGSAPTWTLLSTLNSSNKNWNAISLWRNGGVWIVGDDNRRVVRQAGNTQFDPVKTNNCTRSWLSVWAEHTSGVAFMGSSTRLVGEHLPTEDNCDTLETGMNQIHGLVGLPSGGGFEVHGVGQDDTGTERTFVWTGDDVRYGATSIDGSLYDVHGLSRDLLFAVGEASGSARLYRFNPSSSQWQTSNIEETFPSLKTLRGVWAVNSRLAYAVGDQGALLRWDAGIWNQVSFPDMSENLTSVLAFGRNALYVTTQSGKVYRYGLTGWSIASLSTQPAQALNDIAGTNPGDLWAAGDKGNVFHWPRAP
- the thpR gene encoding RNA 2',3'-cyclic phosphodiesterase; this encodes MRLFTAVTLGSGIEAQATAHLERLRALAPRARWVQPHGVHLTLVFLGEVAEARLPELEEALRPVALRHPPLTLTIAGGGSFGPSRRPRVLWADVGGETAALEALQGDMAAVLEPLGFPRDTRLYTAHLTLARARELQGDAAFAACVQALEGTHWGEARVAHFTLFESQAGRYLPRLELPLEGAR
- the proS gene encoding proline--tRNA ligase, with the protein product MAEKLLPREKGFSEWYVDLVLKAKLADYSDVKGCMVIRPNGYALWENMQRILDKMFKDLGHKNAYFPLLIPESYLKKEAEHVEGFNPQLAVVTHAGGAKLEEPLVIRPTSETIINRSFAKWIQSYRDLPLLINQWANVMRWEMRTRLFLRTTEFLWQEGHTCHETEADAEKETLQMLEVYRTFAEDYMAMPVLPGRKSETERFAGALRTYSIEAMMQDKKALQAGTSHNLGQNFAKAFDTQFQGRDGKQHHVWQTSWGVSTRLIGGLIMTHSDDAGLVVPPRLAPTHVVLIPITGKASDAEKTQVLEKTHAVAADLRRAGLSVLVDDDDTKSPGFKYNEHEVVGTCLRVELGPKDLAKDSCVMVRRDVRQKEFVPLAQAVEKAKAMLDAMQADMFAKAKAFRDANTFEVNSYEELTKRSEDGFMLAHWCEKPACETKVKNDVAATTRCRPFNLKQEPGKCVVCGDASPGRIVFSKAY